A genomic region of Sylvia atricapilla isolate bSylAtr1 chromosome 19, bSylAtr1.pri, whole genome shotgun sequence contains the following coding sequences:
- the LRRC8A gene encoding volume-regulated anion channel subunit LRRC8A: MIPVTELRYFADTQPAYRILKPWWDVFTDYISIVMLMIAVFGGTLQVTQDKMICLPCKWVTKDSCNDSARGWTVATPERTYYNTSLVPSADSGPTGIRYDLDRHQYNYVDAVCYENRLHWFAKYFPYLVLLHTLIFLACSNFWFKFPRTSSKLEHFVSILLKCFDSPWTTRALSETVVEESDTKPAFGKMNGSMDKKSSTVSEDVEATVPMLQRTKSRIEQGIVDRSETGVLDKKEGEQAKALFEKVKKFRTHVEEGDIVYRLYMRQTIIKVIKFILIICYTVYYVNNITFDVDCKVDIESLTGYRMYRCAHPLATLFKILASFYISLVIFYGLICMYTLWWMLRRSLKKYSFESIREESSYSDIPDVKNDFAFMLHLIDQYDPLYSKRFAVFLSEVSENKLRQLNLNNEWTLEKLRQRITKNSQDKLELHLFMLSGIPDTVFDLIELEVLKLELIPDVTIPPSIAQLTSLKELWLYHTAAKIEAPALAFLRENLKSLHIKFTDIKEIPLWIYSLKTLEELHLTGNLSAENNRYIVIDGLRELKRLKVLRMKSNLTKLPQVVTDVGVHLQKLSINNEGTKLIVLNSLKKMVNLTELELIRCDLERIPHSIFSLHNLQEIDLKDNNLKTIEEIISFQHLHRLTCLKLWYNHIAYIPMQIGNLTNLERLYLNRNKIEKIPTQLFYCRKLRYLDLSHNNLTFIPPDVGLLQNLQNLAVTANRIESLPPELFQCRKLRTLHLGNNVLQSLPSRVGELMNLSQIELRGNRLECLPVELGECPLLKRSGLVVEEDLFNTLPLEVKERLWRADKEQA, encoded by the exons ATGATTCCAGTCACCGAGCTGCGCTACTTTGCTGATACTCAGCCAGCCTATCGCATCCTGAAGCCATGGTGGGATGTCTTCACCGACTACATTTCCATAGTGATGCTGATGATTGCCGTGTTTGGCGGGACGCTCCAGGTCACCCAGGACAAAATGATTTGTTTGCCCTGTAAATGGGTTACCAAAGACTCCTGCAATGACTCTGCCAGGGGATGGACAGTGGCAACCCCAGAGCGTACCTACTACAACACTAGTCTTGTTCCCTCTGCTGATTCAGGGCCTACAGGGATCCGGTATGATCTGGACCGGCACCAGTACAACTACGTGGATGCAGTGTGTTATGAGAACCGTCTTCACTGGTTTGCCAAGTATTTTCCTTATCTGGTGCTGCTTCATACCCTCATCTTTCTGGCTTGTAGCAACTTCTGGTTCAAGTTCCCAAGGACCAGCTCCAAGCTGGAGCATTTTGTGTCTATTTTGCTTAAGTGTTTTGACTCTCCATGGACAACAAGAGCATTGTCTGAGACAGTGGTTGAAGAGAGCGATACCAAACCAGCGTTTGGAAAAATGAATGGCTCCATGGACAAGAAATCCTCCACAGTCAGTGAGGATGTGGAAGCCACTGTTCCCATGCTGCAGAGAACAAAGTCTCGAATTGAGCAAGGGATTGTGGACAGGTCTGAGACTGGTGTCTTGGACAAAAAGGAAGGTGAGCAAGCCAAAGCACTCTTTGAGAAAGTGAAAAAGTTCCGTACTCATGTGGAAGAGGGAGATATAGTTTACCGCCTGTACATGAGACAGACCATAATCAAAGTAATCAAGTTCATTCTGATAATTTGCTATACTGTGTATTATGTCAACAACATAACGTTTGATGTAGACTGTAAAGTGGACATTGAGAGTTTGACTGGCTACAGGATGTATCGCTGTGCTCATCCTTTGGCCACTCTCTTCAAAATCTTGGCTTCTTTCTACATCAGTCTGGTGATTTTCTATGGTTTGATCTGCATGTACACACTGTGGTGGATGTTGAGGCGGTCACTCAAGAAATACTCCTTTGAGTCCATCCGGGAGGAGAGCAGTTACAGTGACATTCCTGATGTGAAAAATGACTTTGCTTTTATGCTCCATCTGATCGATCAGTATGACCCCCTCTACTCCAAGCGCTTTGCTGTCTTTCTGTCAGAGGTGAGTGAGAACAAATTGCGGCAGCTGAACCTCAACAATGAGTGGACTTTGGAGAAACTACGCCAGAGGATCACCAAAAACTCTCAGGATAAGCTGGAATTGCATCTTTTCATGTTGAGCGGCATTCCTGACACAGTCTTTGACCTCATTGAGTTGGAGGTCTTGAAGCTGGAGCTTATCCCTGATGTCACTATTCCTCCCAGCATTGCTCAGCTCACCAGCCTTAAGGAATTGTGGCTCTACCACACAGCTGCCAAAATCGAGGCCCCGGCCCTTGCCTTCTTGAGGGAGAACTTGAAATCTCTCCACATCAAGTTCACAGACATTAAGGAGATTCCTCTTTGGATTTATAGCCTGAAGACACTAGAGGAGCTTCACCTGACAGGGAATTTGAGTGCTGAAAACAACCGGTACATTGTGATAGATGGATTGAGGGAGCTGAAGAGGCTGAAGGTGTTGAGGATGAAGAGTAACCTCACCAAGCTGCCACAGGTGGTGACAGATGTTGGTGTGCATCTTCAGAAGCTTTCCATCAACAATGAGGGCACCAAGCTCATTGTCCTCAACAGCCTTAAGAAGATGGTCAATCTGACAGAGCTTGAGCTGATCCGGTGTGACTTGGAACGCATTCCTCACTCTATTTTTAGCCTCCACAATCTGCAGGAAATAGACCTGAAGGACAACAACCTAAAGACCATTGAGGAAATCATCAGCTTCCAGCACTTACATCGTCTCACTTGCCTTAAATTGTGGTACAACCACATTGCCTACATCCCCATGCAGATAGGCAACCTGACCAACTTAGAGCGCCTTTACCTGAACCGTAACAAGATAGAAAAGATCCCTACCCAGCTCTTCTATTGCCGGAAACTTCGGTACTTGGATCTCAGCCACAACAACTTAACTTTCATACCACCAGATGTTGGACTTCTTCAAAACCTACAGAATCTGGCTGTGACAGCCAACAGG attgaGAGTCTCCCAccagagctgttccagtgcaGGAAGCTGAGAACCTTGCACCTGGGAAACAACGTGCTGCAGTCACTGCCCTCCCGGGTGGGGGAGCTGATGAATCTGTCCCAGATAGAGCTGCGAGGGAACCGCCTGGAGTGCCTGCCTGTGGAGCTGGGGGAGTGCCCGCTGCTGAAACGCAGTGGGCTCGTGGTGGAGGAGGACCTGTTCAACACCCTGCCCTTGGAAGTCAAGGAGCGCCTGTGGAGGGCAGACAAAGAGCAAGCTTGA